ACTTTTTCTTCTTCTTTTTTCATTGTCCTTGATGTCGACTCTTTTCTTATCGACGAAATATATTATATCAAAAAAAATTTTGTTGTCAACACTTTTTTTGAAAATTTTTTGCTTTTTTTTGATTTTTTATTTTTTTCAATTTCTATCTAACTAAAATTATAACATAAAATACCTGAAACTTATATGTTTTTATACTAAAAAAACTTGTAAAATCGATAATTGACTTTACAAGCTTTTTTGCTTTTTATTTTTTACTTTTTATTTTTTGCTTGTTTTGCTAAAAGTTTATTGTGCTCTTTTACGACTTCATTGAAAGTTGCCACTACATTTTCTGGAGTTCCTTCTTCTGTTTGCGCATAAAATCCATCGCTTATAGATGAATAAGTTGCTTTTTCTTTTTTCTTAATTCTTGTCATAAATTTATTTGCTGAATTTTTGAAAATTTTTGCTTTTGCTATAAATGTATCATGATCATTTAAATCAAAACCTTCTTTTTTCATTTGTTTTTCGTTTTTTACACTTTTTTCAAGTTTTAATAATGATTTATTAATTTTATCAAATATTTTTTTGAAATCTTTGTCATTTCCTTTTATTGTAAAATTACTTGCATCTAATTTTTGCTTACGAATTTCATTTATAAAATCTTCTCCACTATCTATGTAAACTAACTGTCTATATGTAATAAAAAATTTTCTCTTGTCATAATCTTTTTCCATTAAATTTTTTACTTCTTTTGATTTTTTCTCAAACGCTTCTTTATAAGCTCTTGCGACACTGTTGTATTTTTCGAGATTATCTAATAATTGTTTATGTAGATTTTCACCCAACGAAAAGTTATCTTTTAAATATTGTTTATTTTTGTAATAATTTTTCATACTTTCACTTATAGGTAACATTTTTTCTAAAACTGGCAACATGGCTATTGCTTTTTTATCTAAATCATCTTTTTTTTCATTACTCTCTTTTAATTCTTTTAATTTATCTATAAATTCTTTATCTATCGGAATATTTAAGTCTATATCTTCTGATTGTGATCTATCAATTGTTTTTTCCATTCCAGCATCTTCAAAATAATATAATAGCCCTTTATCTATGCTTAAAATTCTGTTATAAAATCTTATATGTTTATTGTATTTCACTTTATTAGCTTCAAGTATTATTTGCTCTTTTGTTTTGAAATTTTTAGGGACTTTATCAACTTTTACAAATTTTGTCATTATTACTAGACCAAGCATAATAAATATAAGTAAGCCTATTTTTTTCATTAATTTTTATACCTTCTTTCTTAAATTAATTTATTTTTTTATTTTTTTATTTTATTTATTTTTTGTATTCTTTTTTTCAAAATTTTTTTCTTTTTAAATTATAATAATTTTTAAAGACAATGTCAAGCAATTGAAAAAATAATATATTTGATTATTTGCAAATTTTAGTATATAATATAGCAAATAAAAAATTTTTTTGAGGTGATTATAAAATGAAAAAACTTACACTGTTGTTTATGGCACTGCTTATGTTTAATTTGTCATTTGCGAAACAAAAAGAAAAAGTTGATACAACTTTTACATTTGCAAATCTTAATACCCAATCTGAAAGTGGTTTAACTCCGTTAAAAAGAACCAAAATTTTAGGAAAATCGAGAGTTGAATATTTTGCATTTTCAGGGAAAAAACCAGATATTGCAAAAGAAATGAATAAATCAATGGAAAAATTTATCCAACAATTTAAATCGACTAAAAACAAAACTTACACTGTTACTTCAAAAGTAACTGCAAATAATGGTTCTTTTGTAAGTGTCGCTTTTAACATAGTTGAAAAAGATTCAAAAGCTGGAATATTATCTAAAGAAACTGATGGTATTACATTTAATACTAAAAGTGGTAAATCATTATTATTAAAAGATTTATTCGTACCTAATTATGAAAAAGAATTAGAAAATTTAATCAGTGTTAAATTTACAGAATTAGGGTTACCAAAATCAGATGAAGAAAGATTTAAAGGAGTTTCTAAAAAAACAAATTTTTATTTAGAAAATGATGCTCTAATTTTAGTTTATAACAATAATTTAGGAACTAGTTTTGCTGATGGACAAGCATTTATTCCTTTTTTATTAAAAGATTTGGAAGGTATTATTCAACAATAATATTAAAAAAAATTAAAACAAAAAGAACTGTCTAAAAATTTCAAATGACAGTTCTATTTTTTTATTTAGTTGATTTTTCAATAATTGCTTCTCTTCTATAAGTATCAATTTTTACATTTGCTCCAATAGGAATTGTAATAAATGGTCTTACATGTCCTGATTTTAACCCTTTTATTATTGGAACATTAAGTTTTCCAAAATTGTCATAAAAAACTTCGTCTATACTCATATCTGTTGGATCAGCCTTCTTAGGATTTCTAAAATCTCCTATTATTATACCTTTCAAATTTTTAAATTTTCCAGCTAATCTAAGCTGTTGTAACATTCTATCCACACGATAGCTATCTTCATTTACTTCTTCCAAAAATAAAATTTTTCCATCTGTATTTATTTCATGGTCAGTTCCTAAAGTTGCGACAACCAGCGATAAATTTCCACCAGTAATTCTTCCACTTCCTCGTCCATTCTTCATAATTGTGTAACTATTATCAAAATCCAATAAATTATATGAAGAATTACTCATAAATGCTTTATCAAATGAATTTTCTGTCGTCACTGGAATCTCTTTTAAATTATCCGCCATTGGTCCGTGAAAAGTAACAAGTCCTGTTTTTTCGTTGATTGCAAGTAATAAAGTTGTGATGTCACTAAATCCTGAAATGATTTTAGGATTTTTTCTAATTACATCATAATTTAACTTATCAATAAATCTAATTGAACCGTAACCTCCTCTAATTGCAAAAATTGCATTTATTCTAGGATTTGCAAACATATCGTTTATATCTTTTGCTCTTAATTCGTCACTTCCTCCAAATCCATACCATTTTGAATCAAATGATTTTCCGAAAACAACATTAAACCCTCTGTTTCGCAAATATTCAACTTCATACATCGCATTATCTCCCTTATAATTTGCCGGTGCCACTAAACCAATTGTATCACCTGGTTTTAATCCTTTCGGAATAATAATTTCATTATTTCCAACAGCAAATGCACACAAACTAAATAATAAATTTATTAAAAAAAATAACAGTTTATTTTTTACTTTCAAAATTTTCCCTCCGCTTATTAAATTTTTTATAATATTTGTAAAACTCTCTACAAATCCTGAACCTCCCACGACTAAAGTCGCAGGGTTCTAAAATCTTTAAAAATATTCAAAAATTTTCTAAGAAGTTTGATAGCTTTACACTACCCTTATTCTTTTAGGTGTGTTCAGCTCACCTCTATTGTATAGGATACTTAAATCCACAACTTTACTTTTCCTTAATATGTTTAATGCTCCATTACAATCTGCATTTATGAGTTTACCTATGCTTGTTTGATATAGTCCTCTTTTTATCCTTTTTCCACTGAATATATATTCTTGCAGATTTTCTTTATCATATATTGGAATTTCATCTCCATCAAAGAAACTTGCTTTTGATGTATAACTTTCTTCTTGTAGTTTGAATTCTATTCCATATAGTTTACATAGATATATTAATTTATCTCTTAATTTTCCATATGGTATGTTTACAAAGTTCTGATTATTTATACTTCCTATATTTGAATTTCTTTGAAAATCTTCGTTACATCCTAGAACTAGTTTTCCTATATCATTATTAAGACAATAATTTACAATTATTCTTGCTGCTTTTGAAAGATAATCTTCTATACGATTATTTCTCTTTCTAGTTATTCTCTTTTGTCTTAATGTTGTGTGCTTAATCTTTTGCTTATCTTTAATGCTTTGCAATTTTGCATTTGTCTTGTTATAGTATTGATTAATTGACTTTAATTTTCTACCATCTATTATGAATGAAGTTCCAGTATTTGTAACACAAGTACAAAGATTGTTTATACCTAAATCAATTCCTAGTACATTTTCTTTATTTAATTCCCTTTGAACTTCTTCTACCTCATAAGTATATTGAATTTCAAAGTACCTAGAATGTTGTTTTGGTATTATTCTAATCTCTTTTATCTTCTTGCCTTTTAATACTGGTGGTAGCTTAATTTTAACTTCCTGATGAGTTTTCTTAAACGAATTTGAATAAGGAACTATCAGCATATCATCTTTTAATCTAACAAAACCTATAACAAGAGTTGTAAAACCATCTTTATCAAGATATTTAGGTAATTTTATTTTTTTATTATCATATTGACCATTTTTAGCAAGTTTTAAAAGTCCAAAAAATGATTTAAAACTTCCGTCTACTTCTTTTAGAATTTGTTGTGCCATATTAGAATTTAATTTTTTATAGTTCTCACTATTTTTAAGCATCTTATAGTTTTCATTATAACTTAAATACTTTTTATTTTTAAAATAGTATTGTCTAACATTGTATATAGCCTGATTCTTTAAATTCTTAGCTATATGGCACAAATATTTTAAATTTCTAAACTCCTTTTTACTAAGATGTTTTACCTGTTGTTTTAAAGTTAAATACATAGATATCACCTCCTTTTCATCAGAGATATTATACTATATATCCTACATTTTATCTATTAAAAAGTAATATTTTTTAAATATTTTTAAAGTTTTTAAAACCCCGCAGCAGCGGGAAGCGTCGTTCACATAAGTACGCTACTACTTATGCAGTTCTCTCATGAACTTCTTGTTATCTCTAACAAGCACAGACTATATCTTATCCATAGTGTATTTTGGCACCTTAGGCGAAACCACTTCCAATACCAATCGCTTGTATTGTACTCCCCTCACGAGGGATAGTCGTTGAACTTTCCTTTTCAGGATTAGCTGCTGATTGTCTATTATCATAATGTTTAGAATTTAACCTTGCATCATCTAGTATATTTTTTCTGCTTTCGCCACCATCACACTTATACCATATATTATTACCTAGGTATTATGTTGTGGTCATACTAGCTTTAAGAGTTCCCAGCAGTTCAGTTTCTTGCACGGTTTTGCTCCGTGTCTACATACAAGTTTCCCTATATGCTTACTAAAATTTTCGTACAATTCATCTCACGACTAAAGTCGCGAGTGTTCTTGTACTATTTAATAAAAAAGTATAACATAAAAAATAAATTATCACAATAAAATAAAAATTAAAAATACTAAAATTATTTTTTCTTGACTTATTTTAAAATATGTTATACCATTTTAAAAAAATAAAATAATAATTAAAACAATAATTTTTTAAAGAAAAAAAGAAAAAAAGAAAGAAAGAAAAGAAAAAAATATGAAAAAAAACATAAAAATAATTTACCAATACGATGGAAGTAAATTTTCTGGTTTTCAAAGACAAAAGTCACAAAAAACTGTGCAAGGAGAAATTGAAAAAATTATAAAAAATTCTTTTTCTCAAGAAATAAATATGATTTCATCAGGTCGAACAGATAAAGGCGTTCACGCTTATGAGCAAGTATCAAATTTTTTTATTGACAAAAATATACCGATTGAGCCGATAAAAAGACAGCTTAATAAAAGTTTAAAAGGCGAGATAAAAATTTTAGCAATAAACGAGGTTTCTGATACATTTAATGCTCGATTTGATGCAAAAAGTCGTACTTATCTCTACATTATGAAGCTAGAAGATAAAATTACACCGTTTGAGAGTTCTTATGTCACGCCGATTACAAAATCAATTGAAGTAAAAAAGTTTCAAAAAATTATGGATGAATTTATTGGAATTCATAATTTCAGCAGTTTTATGAAAAAAGATAAAGCGTATAGAAATCCTGTGAGAGAAATTTTTTACATAAAATGTTACTCTGAAAATAATACAATAAAAATTGAAATTTGTGGAAATGGATTTTTGAAAACAATGGTTAGAATAATGATTGGTTCTGCACTTTCTGTTTATTTTGAAAAAGAAAATAGCGATTATATAAAAAAAAGACTTGAAAATCCAGATGAAAACTGTAAAAAAATATTAGCTCGTTCTGAAGGACTATATTTATATAAAGTTAATTATTAAAATTTTAAATTACAAATTAATTCAATAGAATAAATTAATAAATTAAAGTAAAGTAAAAAAAGATAAGATAGAAAAGAAAATTAAAGTAAAAAAGAAAGAAAGGAAAGGAAAGAAAGAAGATTTATGGAAAACTATAAAATAAAAGTTTTAGACGCAAAAAAAGATTCAGATTTGCTGTTTAAAATAGTGGAGCATGAAAACGAAGTATTTGGAGAAGCGACGGTTGGAAATTGGAATATAAAGCCATTTGCAAAATATGGAAAAGTTTTTGCTGCGATAACTGACGATGAAAAAGAAGAACTGATTTCAGTAATTGAAGTTCTTAGCAGTTTTGACGAAGATTTAGCTTACATCTACGGAGTTTCTACAGTTCCAAAATTTGAGAAAAAAGGTTATGCAACAAAACTTTTGGAGTATACAATTCAATATTTAAAAAAAATAGGAATCAAAAAATTTGAACTAACCGTCGATATTGACAATTTTGCCGCACAAAAAATCTACAAAAAATTAAATTTTAAAATTGTAGAAGATTTAGAAAATGAATATGGCGATAATGTTAAAAGATATTTGATGAGATATGTTCAAAAAAAGTAAAAAAAAATAAAAATAAATAAAAAAGGGTGTTATAAACATTTTTTTATATAAAAAAAAATACCAATACCAGAAGGATTGATATAAACAAAACTATTTTATGGTGCGAAAGGTGGGACTCGAACCCACATGTCAAAGACGCTAGATCCTAAGTCTAGTGCGTATGCCAATTTCGCCACTCTCGCAAAAACTATTTTTAAAATGGTGAGCCATACTGGGATCGAACCAGTGACACCTTGATTAAAAGTCAAGTGCTCTACCGACTGAGCTAATGGCTCATATTATGGGGTGATCGACGGGACTTGAACCCGCGACAACCAGTGCCACAAACTGGCGCTCTACCAACTGAACTACGATCACCATATATATGAAAGTTTTATTTTAATTTTTAAATAAAATGGAGCGGGAGACGAGGGTCGAACTCGCGACATTCAGCTTGGAAGGCTGACGCTCTACCAACTGAGCTACTCCCGCAAATTAGTGGTCGGTGTAGTAGGATTTGAACCTACGACCCCCTGCTCCCAAGGCAGGTGCGCTACCGAACTGCGCTATACACCGTTCCCAAGTTATTAAGTTTCTTTCTTAATATCCATTGGACGAGATATATAATATCATAAAAAAATTTTTTTGTCAACACTTTTTTTAAAATTTTTTTGATATTTTTCTCAAATTGTTTAAAAAGTCAGGAAAATAAACCATTTTTAAGAATATAAAAAAATTTTATTTTAGCTTCATATAGATAAAAAATATAAATTTTGATATACTTTTTTTGAAAATAAAGAAAAATAAAATAAAATAAAGAATAGTACGAAAAAAAAGAAAAGAAAGGAGAAGGAATAGGAAGAGGAAGAGAAAGAAACGAAAATAAATGGAAAGAAAGGAAAAAATATGGATTTTCATGGCGGAAATATTTATAAGGTTTTTAGAGAAAAAAAAATTAAAAATATATTGGATTATAGCTCAAATATTAATCCATTCGGGATTTCAAAAAAGTTAAAAAAAGTTATTTTTGAAAATCTGGAGATTTTGGAAAAATACCCCGATCCAGATTATTTTGAGTTGCGGGAAAAAATTGCAAAAAAAAATGGATTTAATTTGGAAAATATAATTTTGGGAAATGGAGCGACAGAAATTATATTTTTAATTGCAAAAGTTTTAGATCCAAAAAAAGTTTTGATTGTGGCACCAACTTTTGGGGAATACGAAAGAGCGGTAAAAAATTTACAAGATAAAGTTGAAATTCAATATTTTGAACTTGAAGAAAAAGAAAATTTCATATTTAATCAAAAAAAATTTGATAATATAATTGAAAAAAATTTTGATTTAGTTGTAATTTGCAATCCTAATAATCCAACTGGGAAATTTTTGAAAAAGGAAGAAATGGAAAAAATTTTAAGAAAATGTAACGAAAAAAGCACAAAACTTCTCGTAGATGAAGCATTTATTGAATTTGTTGAAAATTGGAGAGAAGAAACGATTGCTCATACAAAAGTTGATAAAAAAAATTTATTTGTAATTCGAGCATTTACAAAATTTTTTGCAATACCAGGACTTAGACTTGGTTACGGGATTTGTTTTGATAAAGAGATTATTTGTAAAATGAATGAGAAAAAAGAACCGTGGAGCGTCAATAATTTGGCTGAAATTGCTGGAATTTGTGTGCTTGATGACTTAGAATATATAAAAAAGACAGAAAATTGGATAAAAAAAGAAAAAAAATATATGTTTGAAAAATTGTCAAAAATTAAAGAAATTGAAGTTTTTGAAACAGAAGTGAATTTTATCTTGGGAAAAATAAAAGATAGCTATTTTGAAAAAGGAATGGATTCTGAAAAATTGCAGGAAAAAATGTTAAAAAATGGAATTTTAATTAGAAATGCCGAAAATTTTATATTTTTAAATAAAAGATTTTTTAGACTTGCAATTAAAGATAGAGAAAATAATGATATTGTTTTAAAGAAGTTAGCGTCAATTTTTTCAAAAAAATACAAAAATTTATAATCTTGTAGTTCTTTAAAAATTGTGGTAAAATACATAAAGAATGAATAGATATTTTTGAAAGGAGAATTAAAAAATTACGGATGGAATTGTTGACGAATAAAATAAAAAAATTGTTTTCTGAAAATATAAATAAAATTTTGAAAATAATTTTTCGGATAAAATCGATATACAAAATTCTACGAAAAAAGAATTTGGAGATTTTCAAACGAATTTTGCTTTGGTCAGTTCTAAATTAATTGGAAAAAATCCTAGAGAAATAGCGACAAAAGTTGTTACAGAATTCGAGAAAAACGAAATTATTGAAAAACTTGAAATCGCTGGACCTGGATTTATCAATATTTTTTTGAAAAATGAATTTTTAAACGAAGAAATTAAAAAATTAGAAAATGAAAAATATGACTTTTCTTTTTTAGATACTGACAAAACAGTGATTATTGACTATTCTTCTCCAAACATTGCAAAAAGAATGCATATTGGACATTTGAGAAGTACAATAATTGGACATTCAATAAAAAAAATACTGGAATTTTTGGGAATAAAAGTTATTTCTGACAATCACATCGGAGATTGGGGAACCCAGTTTGGAAAACTTATTGTTGGATACAAAAATTGGCTGGATAAAGATTCCTATGAAAAAGATCCAATTGGAGAACTTGAACGAATTTATGTTTTATTTTCAGACAAAGTAAAAGAAGACCCGACTCTTGAAGAGAGCGCAAGATCAGAATTAAAAAAATTGCAGCAAGGTGATAGTGAAAATATTAAACTTTGGAAAGAGTTTATTGAAATTTCCTTAAAAGAATATAACAAGGTATACGACAGGCTTGGAATAAAATTTGATTATTATTACGGCGAATCTTTTTACAACGATATGATGCCAGAAATTTTAAAAGAACTAAAAGAAAGAAATATTGCAAAGGAAGATCAAGGAGCACTAGTTGTATTTTTTGACGAGGATAAATTGCCGCCAGCAATTGTTCAAAAAAAAGACGGAAGTTTTTTGTATGCGACATCAGATCT
This genomic stretch from Leptotrichia sp. oral taxon 218 harbors:
- a CDS encoding YiiG family protein — its product is MKKIGLLIFIMLGLVIMTKFVKVDKVPKNFKTKEQIILEANKVKYNKHIRFYNRILSIDKGLLYYFEDAGMEKTIDRSQSEDIDLNIPIDKEFIDKLKELKESNEKKDDLDKKAIAMLPVLEKMLPISESMKNYYKNKQYLKDNFSLGENLHKQLLDNLEKYNSVARAYKEAFEKKSKEVKNLMEKDYDKRKFFITYRQLVYIDSGEDFINEIRKQKLDASNFTIKGNDKDFKKIFDKINKSLLKLEKSVKNEKQMKKEGFDLNDHDTFIAKAKIFKNSANKFMTRIKKKEKATYSSISDGFYAQTEEGTPENVVATFNEVVKEHNKLLAKQAKNKK
- a CDS encoding DUF3298 domain-containing protein, with protein sequence MKKLTLLFMALLMFNLSFAKQKEKVDTTFTFANLNTQSESGLTPLKRTKILGKSRVEYFAFSGKKPDIAKEMNKSMEKFIQQFKSTKNKTYTVTSKVTANNGSFVSVAFNIVEKDSKAGILSKETDGITFNTKSGKSLLLKDLFVPNYEKELENLISVKFTELGLPKSDEERFKGVSKKTNFYLENDALILVYNNNLGTSFADGQAFIPFLLKDLEGIIQQ
- a CDS encoding LD-carboxypeptidase yields the protein MKVKNKLLFFLINLLFSLCAFAVGNNEIIIPKGLKPGDTIGLVAPANYKGDNAMYEVEYLRNRGFNVVFGKSFDSKWYGFGGSDELRAKDINDMFANPRINAIFAIRGGYGSIRFIDKLNYDVIRKNPKIISGFSDITTLLLAINEKTGLVTFHGPMADNLKEIPVTTENSFDKAFMSNSSYNLLDFDNSYTIMKNGRGSGRITGGNLSLVVATLGTDHEINTDGKILFLEEVNEDSYRVDRMLQQLRLAGKFKNLKGIIIGDFRNPKKADPTDMSIDEVFYDNFGKLNVPIIKGLKSGHVRPFITIPIGANVKIDTYRREAIIEKSTK
- a CDS encoding RNA-guided endonuclease TnpB family protein, translated to MYLTLKQQVKHLSKKEFRNLKYLCHIAKNLKNQAIYNVRQYYFKNKKYLSYNENYKMLKNSENYKKLNSNMAQQILKEVDGSFKSFFGLLKLAKNGQYDNKKIKLPKYLDKDGFTTLVIGFVRLKDDMLIVPYSNSFKKTHQEVKIKLPPVLKGKKIKEIRIIPKQHSRYFEIQYTYEVEEVQRELNKENVLGIDLGINNLCTCVTNTGTSFIIDGRKLKSINQYYNKTNAKLQSIKDKQKIKHTTLRQKRITRKRNNRIEDYLSKAARIIVNYCLNNDIGKLVLGCNEDFQRNSNIGSINNQNFVNIPYGKLRDKLIYLCKLYGIEFKLQEESYTSKASFFDGDEIPIYDKENLQEYIFSGKRIKRGLYQTSIGKLINADCNGALNILRKSKVVDLSILYNRGELNTPKRIRVV
- the truA gene encoding tRNA pseudouridine(38-40) synthase TruA — encoded protein: MKKNIKIIYQYDGSKFSGFQRQKSQKTVQGEIEKIIKNSFSQEINMISSGRTDKGVHAYEQVSNFFIDKNIPIEPIKRQLNKSLKGEIKILAINEVSDTFNARFDAKSRTYLYIMKLEDKITPFESSYVTPITKSIEVKKFQKIMDEFIGIHNFSSFMKKDKAYRNPVREIFYIKCYSENNTIKIEICGNGFLKTMVRIMIGSALSVYFEKENSDYIKKRLENPDENCKKILARSEGLYLYKVNY
- a CDS encoding N-acetyltransferase, with product MENYKIKVLDAKKDSDLLFKIVEHENEVFGEATVGNWNIKPFAKYGKVFAAITDDEKEELISVIEVLSSFDEDLAYIYGVSTVPKFEKKGYATKLLEYTIQYLKKIGIKKFELTVDIDNFAAQKIYKKLNFKIVEDLENEYGDNVKRYLMRYVQKK
- the cobD gene encoding threonine-phosphate decarboxylase CobD, with the translated sequence MDFHGGNIYKVFREKKIKNILDYSSNINPFGISKKLKKVIFENLEILEKYPDPDYFELREKIAKKNGFNLENIILGNGATEIIFLIAKVLDPKKVLIVAPTFGEYERAVKNLQDKVEIQYFELEEKENFIFNQKKFDNIIEKNFDLVVICNPNNPTGKFLKKEEMEKILRKCNEKSTKLLVDEAFIEFVENWREETIAHTKVDKKNLFVIRAFTKFFAIPGLRLGYGICFDKEIICKMNEKKEPWSVNNLAEIAGICVLDDLEYIKKTENWIKKEKKYMFEKLSKIKEIEVFETEVNFILGKIKDSYFEKGMDSEKLQEKMLKNGILIRNAENFIFLNKRFFRLAIKDRENNDIVLKKLASIFSKKYKNL